CTCTCCAGCCAAGGGGGCAGTCAAAACAATGATTGCAGAGATGCTCTAAAGTTACCAAAGGGTCGCTTAGGTATTGCTCTAGGGGTTGCAGTTCTCGACGGGGTCATGTGGATACCTAGTAATTATGTAATGTTCAGAGAGGTAAGTACATTAGGAGGTGTTGCACTTTCTGCTCTACTACTTAAGGATTTTCTGGAAAGCTTGGCAAAATAAAAAAGCCCCCCTCCTCCCTTGACTTTAGCCTTCTAGTCTGATACTATTTAGGATGGAACCTTCGCCTTTCGTAAAGTGGCTCCTTGACCCCGGGATATGGATAGGCGCGACGCTTGCAGCGGCGGGGCTTCTATCGTGGGTCGTCTCGGCGCTCATAAAAGCGGGAATCAGGCAGGCCGACAAGGCTCGGGGTCCCGAGGTGTTCGCGCGCGCAAAGCGCACAATGACGCTTCTGGGCGCGCTGCGCTGGCTGCTTTTAATCATCGTCTGGATAACGGCTGTCGTCACGGTGCTCCGCAAACTCGGGATAGAAATAGGCCCAATACTCGCCGGGTTGGGCGTTGCGGGCGTTGCCGTGGGTCTGGGCGCGCAAAGCCTTGTCCGCGACATGCTGAACGGGCTCTTCATCATCATAGAGAACCAGTTCCGGATATCGGACGTTGTCCGCATCGGCGAGGCGGTCGGCACTGTGGAAGCCATAAGCCTGCGGACGACAGTCATACGCGGACTCGACGGGCATCTGTACACAATTCCGAACGGCGAGATAAAGCTAGTGGAGAACATGACAACCGTTTGGGCGCGCGCGATCGTGAACGTCGGCGTTGCCTACCGCTCTGAG
This genomic interval from bacterium contains the following:
- a CDS encoding mechanosensitive ion channel family protein: MEPSPFVKWLLDPGIWIGATLAAAGLLSWVVSALIKAGIRQADKARGPEVFARAKRTMTLLGALRWLLLIIVWITAVVTVLRKLGIEIGPILAGLGVAGVAVGLGAQSLVRDMLNGLFIIIENQFRISDVVRIGEAVGTVEAISLRTTVIRGLDGHLYTIPNGEIKLVENMTTVWARAIVNVGVAYRSEIERVVEALKHAAEDLKRDKAFSAYLMEEAEIKAIEAFNPSSIEVALWVKCLPSKQWDVARMARRLVKRRLEEAGIEIAFPQVTLSLHPKAEEFVDARFAKKPVVRRR